In the Maribacter sp. MJ134 genome, one interval contains:
- a CDS encoding arylsulfatase, which yields MQRTLNFLLLSLLLFSCKEEANVTNSTAQKTTTKPNVILIMTDDQGWGDLSLNGNPNLSTPNIDAIAEHGVSFENFYVQPVCSPTRAELLTGRHYTRLGVYDTSAGGERLNLGETTIADILKKEGYRTAAYGKWHSGMQPPYHPNARGFDDFYGFASGHWGNYFSPMLEHNGKIVKGNGFLVDDLTDKGLSFITKNRETPFFLYLPFNTPHSPMQVPDGYWNRFKDRLLKRNYQGSGKEELNFTRAALAMVENIDVNVGRIQSKLKELNLEENTIIIFMSDNGPNSWRWNGGMRGRKGSPDEGGVRTPFFMQWKNTLPAGKTIKEIASAIDIVPTLTALTNSEGKTSRALDGKDLSPLLFDTPEEWNSRFVYNSWGNNTSVRSQKYRLDQENRLYDIENDRAQQIDLSAQLPQIRDSLLKAKTKWLKETLPISRAEDDRPFTLGHPDFEYTQLPARDGVAHGNILRSNHYPNDTFFTNWISQKDSITWEIEVLDDGKFEVDLYYTLADGNEGVAVELINGQSTLVTRITASHDPPLRGMENDRFIRGESYVKNFKRKRLGEIFLKKEIGVVTLKAPTIPGSSAMDVRLLNFKRLK from the coding sequence ATGCAAAGAACTTTAAATTTCCTGCTTTTGAGCCTCCTTTTATTTTCTTGTAAGGAGGAAGCCAACGTAACGAATTCTACAGCTCAGAAGACAACCACAAAACCAAACGTCATTCTAATTATGACCGATGATCAAGGCTGGGGGGATTTGAGCCTTAACGGAAATCCAAACCTAAGTACTCCTAATATTGATGCCATAGCGGAACATGGTGTTTCTTTCGAAAATTTTTACGTGCAACCTGTATGTTCCCCTACCAGGGCAGAATTATTGACGGGTCGTCATTACACTAGACTAGGTGTTTACGATACTTCCGCCGGAGGTGAACGCCTTAATTTAGGTGAAACTACAATAGCGGACATTCTAAAAAAAGAAGGGTACCGCACCGCTGCTTACGGGAAATGGCATAGTGGAATGCAACCACCGTACCATCCTAATGCCAGAGGCTTTGATGATTTTTATGGATTCGCTTCAGGACACTGGGGCAACTATTTTAGCCCAATGTTAGAGCACAATGGTAAAATAGTAAAAGGAAATGGTTTTTTAGTAGATGACCTTACCGATAAAGGACTAAGTTTCATTACCAAAAATCGTGAAACGCCTTTCTTCCTTTACCTACCATTTAACACACCACATAGTCCTATGCAAGTACCTGACGGCTATTGGAATCGTTTTAAGGACCGTTTGCTGAAAAGAAATTATCAAGGAAGCGGAAAGGAAGAACTAAACTTTACCAGAGCTGCCTTGGCCATGGTAGAAAATATTGATGTCAACGTGGGGCGTATTCAATCCAAACTAAAAGAATTGAATCTAGAGGAAAATACCATCATCATCTTTATGTCGGATAACGGGCCCAACAGCTGGCGCTGGAATGGCGGCATGCGCGGTAGAAAAGGATCTCCTGATGAAGGGGGTGTACGCACTCCGTTTTTTATGCAATGGAAAAATACCTTACCTGCAGGGAAAACTATTAAAGAAATCGCAAGTGCAATTGATATAGTACCAACACTTACGGCGTTAACAAATTCCGAGGGTAAAACTAGTAGAGCTCTAGACGGGAAAGACCTCTCCCCTCTTCTTTTTGACACACCGGAAGAATGGAACTCTAGATTTGTATATAACAGCTGGGGAAACAATACCTCGGTACGTTCGCAGAAATATCGATTAGATCAAGAAAACCGTTTGTACGATATCGAAAATGATAGGGCACAACAAATAGATCTTTCAGCACAACTTCCACAAATAAGGGATTCATTACTCAAAGCCAAAACAAAATGGTTGAAAGAGACCTTGCCCATTTCAAGAGCCGAAGATGACCGCCCTTTCACATTAGGACATCCAGATTTTGAATACACGCAACTACCCGCCCGCGACGGTGTTGCCCACGGTAATATACTACGCAGCAATCATTATCCAAATGACACCTTTTTTACTAATTGGATCAGCCAAAAGGATTCCATAACTTGGGAAATAGAAGTACTTGACGATGGAAAATTCGAGGTAGACCTTTACTATACCCTGGCCGATGGAAATGAAGGAGTAGCCGTTGAATTAATAAATGGACAAAGTACCTTGGTGACCCGTATTACAGCGTCTCACGACCCACCACTTAGAGGGATGGAAAACGATCGCTTTATCCGAGGAGAATCTTATGTGAAAAACTTTAAAAGAAAACGACTGGGGGAAATTTTCCTCAAAAAAGAAATTGGAGTAGTGACCTTGAAAGCACCTACTATCCCTGGTTCTTCAGCTATGGACGTGAGACTACTGAATTTTAAAAGGCTTAAATAA
- a CDS encoding M15 family metallopeptidase produces MKYLSFLVVFGFMILSCKEKIPNKQGNTVDVKSMEILDTVPEKEEIQEKSFRSLDGLADSTFVRLADFSDGFAYDMRYATDNNFLKAQVYDCAECYTRVKTVKALLAVNEEFRSKGVKIKFFDCYRPNDVQYKMWKIVPNPQYVANPVKGSIHNKGGAVDITLVTLSGEELDMGTDFDFFGKRAYHDNMDLPQEVLDNRKLLKETMEKHGFWSTRTEWWHYNLQGASKDPIANFKWDCDGL; encoded by the coding sequence ATGAAATATTTATCATTTCTAGTAGTGTTCGGATTCATGATACTTTCTTGTAAAGAAAAGATTCCGAACAAGCAGGGCAATACAGTTGATGTTAAATCGATGGAGATCCTGGATACTGTTCCCGAAAAAGAAGAAATACAGGAAAAAAGCTTTAGGTCGTTAGACGGTTTAGCAGATTCTACCTTTGTTAGGTTAGCAGACTTTAGTGATGGTTTTGCCTATGATATGCGTTATGCTACGGACAACAATTTTTTAAAGGCTCAGGTTTATGACTGTGCGGAATGTTATACGCGGGTCAAAACCGTAAAGGCATTATTAGCGGTAAATGAAGAATTTAGAAGTAAAGGGGTTAAGATTAAATTCTTTGATTGCTATCGCCCTAACGATGTGCAGTATAAAATGTGGAAAATTGTTCCAAATCCTCAGTACGTGGCAAATCCTGTTAAAGGATCAATACATAACAAAGGTGGTGCCGTGGATATTACTTTGGTCACTTTATCGGGTGAGGAGCTGGATATGGGAACTGACTTTGATTTTTTTGGTAAAAGGGCATATCATGATAATATGGACTTACCGCAGGAGGTATTAGACAATAGAAAGCTGCTCAAGGAGACCATGGAGAAACACGGTTTCTGGTCTACGAGAACAGAATGGTGGCATTATAATTTACAAGGAGCGTCAAAGGACCCCATAGCAAACTTTAAATGGGATTGTGATGGCTTATAG